ACATTTTCACTTCATTTAATCGGCTTCCGGCGCATCATGTTTTTTCACCCGCTAGACACTACTTCCCCCCTTAAAACTATCtaccttaaataatttaaactattgatTCAGAAATGTCCGAATTGACCTTGCATGATcgaaattacttcattttatgGTATACATTcgaatcaattattataaatgcTTCTATATTTAAACTGCATATGCAATAAGGGTGTTGTTAAATTTGTAGAAGTCCCTTGTTATTCATGAAGTTATgcacaaaataataaatacactATTGCAcccaattattcaattatttctaaaaatgaaattacCTGTTGGTCTCGCATCCGGCCAAATTGAATTTTCGTAACTTGTAACCCGCAACTCGTATCCCGGTATGTGCTGACTAGCAAAATTTGAGAGCTGGTTTGATGGCCTTATGCCTGAGAATatcaatgaaatataaaaattaaacttcccaacatatgaaatttagaaatttgtgaaaaaatagtaaatttattaagggcatgtgatacttagaaaattgtcgattttaccagtattagattcccccggcttttttcttacaataataaatattttgtcttgaaaagttgggaaatgatagcgaacatgctaacggacgttcccacacacttttttttatgttttttatcaaaaaatttttgatattgctaacaacgtgcgtgtatatttcgaggttatgtgtgttacaattcccccgagcgttacttccaaactacacaatatttttggccgaaaactttggacttataaataaacatagtaactaatctcccgaaactaaccttatttgcaggcaatcaaaaaactttatttcataaataatttccagattatcggaaaggcagagattgaaagtgacgtaacctcaaaataatgcatatgcataaaatttttatttagcacaataaatttttttgttattatccctcaaaaaagagaaGCTTCCAAGTTTACAATACTCATATTGTAGTTTCAAAGAATTACTCGATTGTGATTTTCCATTATAACCTACCAGGTTTGCAAGAAAGAAGCTGTATAGCTTCGCGAAGTCCATCCTGACTGCTACTGCTACTGCGTTCTTCTAAAGGTACTTTCAGTCTAGTTCTCATTTCCCAGGGCATGGACCATCTTCTGACTGTATTTTCTGCAGACTCACCAGACATCTCACCAGCAGCAGTCTCCGACCATCGTCTCTGAACCTTGGAAAAGCTTTCttgatcaaaatatttattttccccACAAAAAACGTCAAATTGAAACGCGATTTAATACTCTACTCCCGCAATAAAtaacacggtaaaaaaattgagctgtgccagggatattattccttattatagctaggGCGACCATAATTGATTTTTGGAAAGTAggacaaaaagatttgaaaaatgatgACAAAGTAggacacaaatttatttttaaaagagaaaaaggtaggatatacaagtttgaaaaatatgacaaagtagaacagaaaagtttgaaaaaaagaatactaagaagaacaaaatagttgaaaacaggATAAAGTAGGGAATACTAGAATactaagaattaaataaaaaagagaattttcaaacatatttttcaaatgaactgttttattaaattttatcaacgcTTAACATCTTTCATTTTTGAACTCTGATGCATTCTAATCAATATCACAAATGCACacacatatattttttgtatagtaGGAATATTTAATAGTACTTTATATTGTGAATTGACGAAGAAATCGGTAAATGTCATTGAatcgtaacattaaaaaaaaggtccaaaagtttattgaaaaataaaatttaatcatttgaaaaatccgGACAAAGTCAAAAATCCTGTAGGACAACTCACACGAGCCCTAAAATGAGGACATGTCCGGAGAAATCCGGACGGATGGTCACCCtaattatagctaaacatttagctgaaaaagaacgaaggaattaagaaagattcctggatcagcttaaatgaatatccttgaccgttttccatataccagggatatcctatagtcaaacccctgataagtatagctataatagggattttAAGTATAGgcgtctgaaggaattatcggaagagcgcctgtacattgtgggagcagcgaaataaaatggcgaaggtctaatcgggagcagtgacagttgagatttactttggacaatcaaacgctttttaacaattaaaatgtgcgcgaatgttaatattaaatggagtttatgatgcagtaacaataatttacatttgtttcgattgtaggcgataactatattgaaatatcaagaaacgcgaaaaaaacaacaaacttgacctccaaatgcattgtACGGATTTcacggaaattcattttcgcgataccagacgaaagcaATTGTGTCCAAAtaactgatttacgagaacaatttacataaagtaactaaatgtttaactcttctaattaAACGTTTTATCTAATCTAAGCGGAGACTTTCTTtgactttaatatattctcgattcactcgttcgccttgagaattttttttccgtgcatttttgaaaataatatttgtctCTAATGATATTAAACTTCTCTAATCGGTAATGGTAAAGTAATACCTGCAGAGGAAACAATGGATAGGGTAAAGGTGATCGGTGACAATTTTGCTGAGTCTGCTGAGATGTGGCTATTGGGGGTGGTGAACTGTACAATCGTTCGAAACATTGTTGAAGTGCTGCAATATCACATTCAGCGTTTCCAACTTGCAAACAAGAACAATCAGCCATTCCACCTTGAAAAAGTCAATAAATCAATTCAAAAACTAGAGATTCTAAattcagattttagaatttagttttaaaactgaGTTTTAGAAATTAGCATCTAGTTGCTTACTCAGGTTTTCACAGCATGCGACACAAAACTGATACTGAAGATTTATGAAGGTTAGTAGATTGTCACGAAGGATGTCCTAGAATGAAGAAAGTAACAGTTAATTAGCAAGTTGACATACAATCGATATTAGTACCGCTTTTAGTGAAGGACAATGGCGATCGAAACTGTCTTTGATTTTGATATCAGGAATCAGCTACCAagttacattttgattttttcatcaaacttgtttctttcatttttattaatttttaattaaagcatgtaataatttattataatataagatGGAACAAAAgtgtaatttaattttcctttcgTTTTGTAtttacttttgcaaaaaaaaagctTACGTGCTTGTCTCCGGCATTTTCAAGGATCTCGTGATCCTTTAAAGCTACAACAACATGATTTTTGACAGTATTTGTGGCCACACTAGTAGCCCTTGTTAAGCCTTCCCAACCTGCCAAGCATTGACCAGTCAATTGGCATTGGGAATTTGTATTGTGGATTGAGAGAAGAGTTTGAAGAGACAGTGCCAATTTTGTACCCGCCGTACATAATCCGTTCAACCTCTGTCAACAAAATGTACAATCAAGTCAATTTCGTTAAACATGGAGATGGAAGACTAATTCTAGAGAATTTGTGTATTCTGTCTCCGTTTTTTGTCAACTTTATTTTAAGAGAACCAAAATCCTTCGAATAAGAGTCACCGcaccaaataaagaaattatgatttttgcatTCTTCATAGTAAGTTGATACCTAAGCAGCCTCAAAGTCTAGATATGAAAAGTAAATTCTATAGAATTAGACAGTTGAATGATCTAATTCTAGAACACTCCAATTCTGTATCCCCGCTTCACAGTCCGTTTAACATTTAccagaacaattttaattttatttccagaAATGCCTTTTAACTTCTTATTCAAGTgcctatataaaatttaaaatatacagtTCTGTCTTTATTTCTTTAAGTTTACAGCAGAGGCAAAATCGGCATTAGCATGTATTTTGATTGAgaataaaattagattttctattttaaactcTTACAAAAGAAAACAACTATCACTTTTGCATTTCTAATTTTAAGAGGAGGGCTTAAGCAAAATATAAAGCTCAATTaacttaattttgtaaaaatggagATGGAACATAAATGATATAGCACTCTTATTCCATAGAACACTAATTCTACAACACTCTAATTCTATAATGTAAAAGAAGGGAAAAACACCATATAGTAAATaaccattaattaaaaataatataacgtatccaaaatcattcgaaattttccGTTCCACCTAGAACGGGTCCAACAGACCCGAGCAAACTTTAAAATGCATTATCTCCGGTTTAAATAGACTTagctccatttttttcaaactgtagTCCAGAGTTTCGCAAAAAccagtattttaaaaatagatatgaACATTAATtgcgtataataaatattttgcaaaaaatgataaaccattttagaaaaaaaacactgcTGAAAAAAACGTCCGGGTCTCTGGAAACCGTTCTAGCATTTGAGGGTTAACGAATATCTACTCCAAGGTGGTCCCCCCTACTTTATAATGtaagtaaatatttgtatgcctatttttttagaataaaggcATTTTTTGATTCACCTGTAAATAAGTCAGCCAACTAGCCAGGCATTCATTTACTTCCATATGACTATCCCCAGTTTTGATCTCGTTTCCACCCTCAGCCATTTTTGAGTCccctaatgtattttttttctcgaaatcacTTCACCTGCAAaatcatctacatttaaaaataatttttattaattaattttcaaaatattatagtcAATATCTGAAACtgagttttaatttaataatagatttaattttttcacgatgattcattttgataacaagaaataTTTCCGCTTTcaccaatcaggttcgaccagtccccacggtggggcgctctggccaatgacaggcatcgtagagagtatacataagaacaacataacctgattcgaaatgtaaaacatttttataagtatTGTATATTTCggatgtaatttaaaattgctttgcTAATCgcaattaacacatttttttgtttaaaaaaaatgtttacaattaaatttagttaaatactaatatcaactttttttttaaaaaagggtcccactgattattttaattttcttccttaGGGTTCGCAGGAGTTTAGAGAAGAACAGgacatttaattaagaaaaagctcttataaataaaaatattgtacaatattTACTTAATTTACTGCATGTTTTTAGAtaagttttttacattttcaaaacgaaaaatacaaaatttgactatttccaAAATCAGGTTGATCGTTTTAATCACATAAtaaatttcccggttttttctatGTTCGCACACAATTTTCACGGTCAatggaattaaaaattcgaactcttaagctaaaaattttctcatttcaagTAATAAGAATTAAcctgcatttttgtttaaaaattttgaaaaatctacatgttgtattacatttattcaaattttttattattttcgaaattgtttctgaacttctaaaaatctttcaagatgattcgaattcttcctggatttttttcttaaattctacaaaataagaaatattttttttaaccttcaagATTTATTTacgacaattttggaaatcttttaaatcattttaaatattctcttaaaattaagttttcaaaataaaaagttattttcaatttttctaataatcttaagaaaatgttttttattcgttttaaaGTCTTTCATGATTCtcaaaaagcttctacatttttttttaaatttacttgaatttatttttatttcaaatttagccGTAGGCTATTTGCATTGAAATATTCGGCATGAATAACCAGATTTTGTCGCTGTACATGAACAATTCGTTTAagttattcgaaatatttaaaactttaaattaattgtgaatttttcagaccttctaaatatcACTTCAActtaatcgaatttttgaaaataacttataAGCGttcaataattattctaattcaaaattccacaattttaaattttaattaaattttttccaatagagcaattaaaattgtaactttcaaagtttagttttgaacattttatttgcaattgttgtttttacataaacaatcaaatatttctaaatattaagcatttgttatttgtcttatttaaaaagtatcacattttagattaaaacaatattttatatttaataaaagacttcaataatgaatatattattttgaagttattttaaaattgaaaatagtctaTAAAATCTCAATcaggaatttacattttttaacagcttagactttccaattgaaacagtttaatttttagtgctaaaatctggaaattcttaaattttgaactgatattccattaaaatgcttatttaattgttattcgtTAATGTACAgttcaatgttcaaaattatgatttatatttaaatttatcaattaaaaatttttttaaattcaaagttgtcGATTTCAAAGGCaactaatttctaatttttcaagtctttaaaattgcattttaaaattctataaatgaaaaatgtacttttgagagttaaaatccaaaatggaaaattttttaatgaaggattttcgaattaagcattgtaaattgcataatatcataatttaaacagataaaaattcaactgattttttaaaaatgttggaacCAAACTTggtgagattttttttcttcgaaaaatttggtaaaatttctagttgaaaaataaattcacggtcatttcccaaAATTCACAGTCTCATGATATTCCTGGATATTTCCCGGTTTCCTGGTTCAGTTGCCAttagaattatagaaaattataaaaattataaaatttgttttaattgttataaataacatATTTTAACCAATTCTTCAATGTATTAGcttcttatagaaaaaaattattatgtaccaATATCCTTGTAATTTGTTATGAGAATGTTATTTAGTCtttgtaaacaataaatttttttctttcacacaaatttgtgtaaacaaataCCCAATTTCCCATCTCTCAGAGCCAAAATTTTTGTTAGCTAATATTGTTGGTAGCAGGTGACCAGTGttactaaataatataaaaatattaataaacttaaattatgaTTGCTGCAAACAAAATAAGTTTAactttgacattttaaaataattttaaacttatttttacatcattttctgaaaatctcttattcgaaaatatcgaaaaacaaattaataaaaaattaacaatttatagtATTAATAAGAAAAGCTGTAAGTTAAAACCTACttcttaagtttttaaaataaattactttattctttcaaaattcgaaatttgatcattttcaattaagagaGAAGACGATCAGTCAACAATTTcgatttttattaagaatgcttaaaataaatttgtagcttCGTCATTTTTGAATACGAGCAAATATTTTGTTGGCTTCGTTTACaaaacaatttgttcaaaaagaAACTGATACACgggaatttttgttgaaataaattgattgtatttatttactaaaatgtAGAGTAAAATTAGTGTAAAATTACATGCTGAtcattaaaaaagtaaactttaagGTGTTTAAGTTAGtagtttttaattggaaatggcTAAAGGGctgcaaatttgatttaaatttcgatcttttaaatgtttgaatttcacgGGAAGATCACATTTTTACGGGatacttaatttaaataaacttggGCAATTACAAAATATGAACTTATTGTAAGtcatttgaaaaacgtaaaatgaaattgatgaaaataaagaaaattatcattaaaaaacaaagaaaaaatctgTATTCGTATCACCCAAAACAGGCACgacattaaaaatatacatactaaatataaaaatatttgtaacgtGCTCTAAGTTGATCAGTgggtaaaattgtaaaatatagttgaagaaatataataatcataaaaaatcgaTAACTATTCCATCCAAATAAGGCACCAAATTTAAAAGAtagttaatacaaatttatatatcGCGAGGTATAAGGCATCTGGTCagaaaagaaaatcataaaattaaatttatataaataaagaaaagtatttcaaaaaataaaaaatcctgcaCTCACATAATCGAAACAAGGCacgaaattgaaaatatattaaatataaatatacctATAACATGGTCTATGTCATCTGGTCAGAAGGTATCATCGTAAAATCAAGTTAAAaactataacaaaaaataatcataaaaaatttaaaaaacctgcAATTAGCTTATCCAAATAAGGAACTAAATGAAGAATATAtgcaataatgataaaaatatctaTAACGCGTTAAGTCATGGTCAGGAGTTACAGTCgagaaattaagttaaaaaaaaaaagtaatatacccacaaaaagtaacctttttcttATGTTATCAACCCGATGTTTAGCAAAGCCCTGAAATTCTGAAATTAGTAAGATAATCAAACCCACGCCATGATTTTTTGcaagaagttaaaattttgcCTATATACTTGATTCAAATCAACTcagcaatttcaaaattctaaactaTCAACAAAGCCAAAACGAGTCATATTTCAccaacaaaaaactgaaatttcatccaaagaaggcaccaaattaaaaatatacttatcaTAAACATGTGTATAGCGCGCCAAAACTTCTCGCAGCTGGAGGGAAAACCGTAAatgcaagttttaaaaaacaatattaaaataacaatgaaGAGTAAAATATTGCATACATTGtcacttatatttttattaaaacctcgaaatgctgaaaattttgaaaaaaacaaacccACGCTACCTCTAAATTCTGCCGTATACATAGAATACTATCACGGCAGAAAACGTAAGGCAATACAAGATAAACCGATAAATCAAAGGACGCCACTTACTGTTTTAcaacaataattattgttaaGCGCGtccaaattatttattagaacCGACTCTTGTGGCATTTGTGGGATAAAGAAGGACTGAGAGGAAAAGGGCGCAAGTACTAATCTCAGAATAGTTCATTTCAAAATGAGTCGACCCGCACACAGAGTGGCTGGCATGCATGGATGATACTATTTTcgcgaaaaatatgaaattgactgATGGTGGGGCGGGTCGGCTGTGATTattaaaaatctgataaatttgGAATTTCGCTCACGTTTTTTCAGTGGACCTGGTTGTGAGGAAAATTCGATGGAATACACAAAACAGGATTAATTGACGCCGAGGCATAGTGGCCGGCTTGAGTGAGCAGTGCGATACTGTCTCGCGTTTGCGCGAGACGAGGGAAATCAGAGAAGGGGTGTTGAAATGCTAAAAACACTGCCGCAACTATTGATAAATTCACCCCAAAGTATTTTTGTTTATCTTGGCAATGCTCATGTGCAGAAAATAACGATGGTATAGAAATCAAATCAAGAGTTTGATAGAAAGCGGCgcttttaaatgtttattaacaatttctaGAGTTGGATCAGAAAAGGGTATAATATTTTGTGTTTGAGTctcaaaaaattatctatttggaTGAGGACATAAACACATTCTAGTTTTAATGCAGTATCTCATTTTTTATGCAACACAAATccacaccaaaaataaaattgacgtaCCTCTCGGGATCAGTGTTTTTCTCTATTTATTCATTCGAAAATAAGGAGTAAATATTATCTAGGTTCAATAAATATCCATCAATATATTTTACTGCAATAATAGAAGAAATTTGCTGTAGCTGGTTCTACatgttttgtatttcaaatataaGCGCGCGAGAGCCATATCTGGGATTTGATTTGGCGCCTGCGCAGTACGAGGCGCGCGCAAGTGACTTTTTAAAAGTACTCTGTAAACCCGAATTAGTGGCACTGTGTCTATTGTTAAATTAGTAATCTTATcacattattttaaagtaaatggtAATATTTGAGTTAAGGAATGAATGAGTATGGGTATTCTACTAATCTGGCGAGCAGTACTAGCTTTTTcgaacaaactaattttttcatgattaaaccaaaaatatggataaattgaataaaataattgagatccATGATCTGATGATAAATTATGGGAAAATAGGCAAGGCTTGACTTGAGATgttcttcaaaaaaaatagtcCTACCAGAGTGACTTATCCGCTTACTGTTAACTTCCCCCCTCCACCTGCCTCACTTACCGACAGTCAAACTCTCCTAACGTCAACCTGAGCACCTTTCACTTTATTTAAAGAAGGCCTAGACGGGGGCCATTATGGTGCACCATAAAAAGTTTGTTACTATTCTTTGTACTGCAGACGTATGACTGCAGTACAATACCTTGCTTCCGTTCTTTAGACTACGGTTCTTGGTCAACTTTACacatttctttcaattattttactaaagGGACAAAAGGCGTTCGTAAAAAAGTCACGCACTTGTAACTAGGTCTCGAATacgagaaaaaagatgaaatattgaAACATATTTCTGTGAGAAATATatggataaacaaatttttgaattttctatgaacagttatggaaaatttcagaattaaatatgagaaaaaaaaattatattatataatttataaatttgcaactCTGAGAAGATTCGAACCCTGGAAGAGTGCTTACGCACAACAGCTTATAAGCATAAATAGAGAGTTTGTAAACACCAGCCATCGAGAATCACTGGTTTTTCAGTACCAgtagtcaaattttctaaaagagtttctaaaaataaaaacaaatttttgactttttttctggctaagaaacatttttccaagacactaaaataacaaaattaaaactttaaaactgaaaagtttttccatataagtattaaaaatttcaggGCTTAATCGAAGCATTAGAACTcctatat
The sequence above is drawn from the Belonocnema kinseyi isolate 2016_QV_RU_SX_M_011 chromosome 7, B_treatae_v1, whole genome shotgun sequence genome and encodes:
- the LOC117177447 gene encoding uncharacterized protein LOC117177447 encodes the protein MAEGGNEIKTGDSHMEVNECLASWLTYLQRLNGLCTAGTKLALSLQTLLSIHNTNSQCQLTGQCLAGWEGLTRATSVATNTVKNHVVVALKDHEILENAGDKHDILRDNLLTFINLQYQFCVACCENLSGMADCSCLQVGNAECDIAALQQCFERLYSSPPPIATSQQTQQNCHRSPLPYPLFPLQVQRRWSETAAGEMSGESAENTVRRWSMPWEMRTRLKVPLEERSSSSSQDGLREAIQLLSCKPGIRPSNQLSNFASQHIPGYELRVTSYENSIWPDARPTGHRDSDQSGRDSEYSGASGSDYAGTTDVLTSRKSSSSTDSCMSAHSRSGSESAGAGECARSQLYSMWSGGDLPFIKLTESTEVRDEHPPV